The Candidatus Bathyarchaeota archaeon genome includes a region encoding these proteins:
- a CDS encoding sugar phosphate isomerase/epimerase, which translates to MLSRLVTGFKVRWKPEDLDKFLEYNPAGIEIQEYREDLDAAWEAQQRHLTSTLAGKQLLLAIHHPGAVNEDVFDPLSPKHAVREEARRQITQCLELAYKLQTYSADGKVILVAHPGGLSESIRTDSSKLRASLVDMLLNLLEAKKRVIIALENMPVLYRFRSNILVANVGTTPNSLIQIFDEVRDPRLNLCFDLCHAQLARNYLKSFHIRDFIEQLGDKIVQIHLADAKGPNIEGLPIGAGEIDFRSALELLIEYAHGRDRILVVPEIANGHLESGRAFITARRQIESLLQEFYR; encoded by the coding sequence TTGTTATCTCGTTTAGTCACCGGTTTCAAAGTTCGCTGGAAACCAGAGGACCTGGACAAGTTTCTTGAATACAACCCTGCAGGAATAGAAATTCAAGAATATAGGGAGGATCTTGATGCGGCATGGGAAGCTCAGCAAAGACATTTGACTTCCACATTAGCTGGCAAGCAACTTCTTCTTGCAATCCATCATCCAGGGGCTGTAAATGAAGACGTATTCGATCCTCTTTCGCCAAAACACGCTGTAAGAGAAGAAGCAAGGAGGCAAATCACACAGTGCCTAGAGCTCGCATACAAGCTTCAAACATATTCAGCCGATGGCAAAGTCATTTTGGTAGCGCATCCAGGAGGACTTTCAGAGAGTATACGAACAGACTCTTCAAAATTGCGTGCCTCTCTCGTTGATATGCTTCTTAATCTTCTTGAAGCGAAGAAAAGGGTAATAATAGCTCTTGAGAATATGCCTGTCCTCTATAGATTTAGGTCAAATATCCTAGTTGCCAACGTAGGAACCACGCCAAACAGTCTTATCCAAATTTTTGATGAAGTTAGAGATCCTCGCCTTAACCTTTGCTTTGATCTATGCCATGCGCAACTGGCAAGAAACTATCTGAAATCATTTCATATAAGAGACTTCATCGAACAACTCGGTGATAAAATTGTACAAATTCACCTCGCAGACGCCAAGGGACCTAACATAGAGGGGCTACCGATTGGTGCTGGAGAAATTGACTTCCGCTCAGCTCTCGAATTGCTTATAGAATATGCTCATGGCCGAGATCGAATCCTTGTAGTGCCGGAAATCGCTAACGGCCATTTAGAAAGTGGGAGAGCCTTCATTACCGCAAGGAGGCAGATTGAAAGCCTCTTACAGGAATTCTACCGATGA
- a CDS encoding zinc metalloprotease HtpX, translating to MFGSNIFKTTLLFAILTAILLVVAGFFGINPIAALFMAALLNLLIYWFSDRFVLMMTHARVVSPVEAPQLHAIVDKLAVRAGIPKPRVAVVDSPIPNAFATGRSPSHAVVCVHTGLLRSMNESEIEGVLSHELTHIRNWDTLTQVVAATFAGAIVYIARWGWLFAGFSGRDQERGQSNILGILAIMIFAPIAATLVQLAISRGREYVADEGGGRLSGKPEALANALQKIEQIVRRHPMQGNPATSHLYIVNPFRGTTLLELFSTHPATEKRVERLMRLAAEMRQAQGYSIGIE from the coding sequence ATGTTTGGATCAAACATTTTTAAGACAACTTTACTCTTTGCTATTCTTACAGCGATTCTCCTCGTCGTAGCTGGGTTTTTTGGAATAAACCCAATTGCAGCACTCTTTATGGCGGCGCTACTAAATCTTCTTATTTACTGGTTCAGTGATCGATTTGTTCTTATGATGACTCATGCGCGAGTGGTTTCGCCGGTTGAAGCCCCGCAACTTCACGCAATTGTTGATAAATTAGCTGTTCGTGCTGGAATTCCTAAACCTCGAGTTGCAGTTGTAGATAGTCCAATTCCTAATGCATTTGCCACCGGACGGAGCCCAAGTCATGCGGTAGTTTGCGTCCATACAGGCCTCCTTCGTTCAATGAACGAGTCAGAGATAGAGGGAGTCCTTAGCCATGAACTAACACATATCCGAAATTGGGATACGCTAACCCAAGTTGTTGCAGCAACATTTGCCGGAGCAATCGTATATATTGCAAGGTGGGGATGGCTTTTTGCCGGGTTTAGCGGACGAGACCAAGAAAGAGGACAATCAAATATTCTGGGAATATTAGCTATAATGATCTTTGCTCCTATTGCTGCAACCCTCGTCCAACTTGCAATTAGCAGAGGAAGAGAGTATGTTGCAGATGAGGGAGGAGGGCGACTTTCCGGTAAACCAGAAGCTCTAGCAAACGCACTTCAAAAAATCGAACAAATAGTTCGAAGGCATCCAATGCAGGGAAATCCAGCGACTTCACATTTATACATTGTTAACCCCTTCAGAGGAACCACTCTTTTGGAGCTCTTTTCCACCCACCCCGCCACTGAAAAACGTGTTGAGCGGCTTATGCGCCTTGCCGCTGAAATGCGTCAAGCTCAGGGATATTCAATTGGAATAGAGTAA
- a CDS encoding methyltransferase domain-containing protein, giving the protein MKANEKKEVKGYFENTAEKWDEMRREYYDEQLRDIIINRAGINEGAVVLDIGIGTGFLTLGAARAVGKSGKVIGVDLSEAMLNKAKENLNKNGLADRVEFRIGDAENVPLEDNSVDIVIGNMVLHHCPDPQRAVMEMARVLKNGGKLVISDLEEHKEGWLKNEMSDLWLGFNLRKIHKMFIEAKLKNVKVELAKTKCCGVSLAGRKVAIWIFIAEGIK; this is encoded by the coding sequence TTGAAGGCTAACGAAAAGAAGGAAGTTAAAGGCTACTTTGAAAATACAGCCGAGAAATGGGATGAGATGCGAAGAGAATACTATGATGAACAACTTCGGGATATCATTATTAACCGTGCTGGAATTAATGAAGGTGCTGTTGTCTTGGATATAGGAATCGGAACAGGGTTTCTTACTTTGGGGGCGGCGAGGGCGGTTGGTAAATCGGGAAAGGTAATCGGAGTAGACCTATCAGAGGCTATGCTTAATAAAGCTAAGGAAAATTTGAACAAAAATGGATTGGCAGATCGAGTTGAATTCAGAATAGGCGATGCAGAAAACGTTCCACTAGAAGATAATTCTGTTGATATTGTTATTGGTAATATGGTTCTTCATCATTGTCCGGACCCGCAGAGAGCAGTCATGGAAATGGCACGAGTTCTGAAAAACGGAGGAAAACTTGTGATTTCAGACCTTGAAGAGCATAAAGAAGGGTGGCTAAAGAATGAGATGTCAGATCTTTGGTTAGGGTTTAACCTTAGAAAAATTCATAAAATGTTCATAGAGGCGAAGCTAAAAAATGTAAAAGTCGAGTTGGCTAAGACAAAGTGTTGCGGAGTTTCGCTAGCTGGGAGAAAAGTAGCGATCTGGATTTTTATCGCCGAAGGAATAAAGTAA
- the rpiA gene encoding ribose 5-phosphate isomerase A, with protein MQILSWREEAKRKAALRAVEHVKDGFVIGLGSGSTTAYAIQELGRKVSEEGLEVLGVPTSYQAMKLAIECHIPLTSLDEHPQLDISIDGADQINYDLDLIKGHGGAMTREKIVDSSAKQFIVVADETKFVKKLGGKCPVPIEVIPFAASSVMRKIQEIGGKLTVRQGLGKVGPIITDNGNFIFDLNFGIIDDPLELELSLKMIPGIVETGLFVGMTNLVYLGCKTGDVKVLKKS; from the coding sequence CTGCAGATTTTGAGTTGGAGGGAAGAAGCAAAAAGAAAAGCAGCGCTACGAGCGGTTGAACATGTTAAAGATGGCTTTGTCATCGGTCTTGGGAGTGGAAGCACCACCGCATATGCGATTCAGGAGTTAGGAAGGAAGGTATCAGAAGAGGGGTTAGAGGTTCTAGGTGTACCAACATCCTATCAAGCTATGAAACTCGCTATCGAATGTCATATCCCCCTGACATCACTTGACGAGCATCCCCAACTTGACATATCCATCGATGGGGCAGACCAAATCAACTATGATCTGGACCTTATTAAGGGACATGGGGGTGCGATGACCCGTGAGAAAATCGTCGACAGTTCAGCAAAGCAATTCATTGTCGTAGCCGATGAAACGAAGTTTGTCAAAAAGCTTGGTGGGAAATGCCCAGTTCCAATTGAAGTCATTCCCTTTGCAGCTTCTTCGGTTATGAGGAAAATTCAAGAAATAGGTGGGAAATTGACCGTTAGACAAGGCCTAGGAAAAGTCGGCCCAATCATCACCGATAATGGAAACTTCATTTTCGACCTAAACTTTGGAATTATCGATGACCCATTAGAACTTGAATTGTCGTTAAAAATGATTCCCGGAATAGTCGAGACAGGCCTATTCGTAGGCATGACTAATTTGGTTTACCTAGGGTGTAAAACCGGAGACGTTAAGGTATTAAAAAAATCGTAA
- a CDS encoding M20 family metallopeptidase, producing MVSREDVLKQVEDLREEIVNFTKELVKIPTVNPPGNKYDECAALIAKKLQTIGFNVQLIEVPSDKLKELAPHSEGLPRVSVLGSLKGAAWKPSLHFNGHFDVVPPGTGWTRDPFLPTFDEGKLYGRGTSDMKGGIAAMVMAAQALVEAGVKLRGELSISAVPDEETGGFAGTGYLVKNQLIKADYAIVTEPSSISTIWNAHKGALWLEITTLGKAAHGSLPFMGINAFEKLIKVAQALEGLKPKLTMRTSSHHVEPKEAMHPTIMIGGVVLGGVKVNVVPSRCSMTIDRRLIPEEKMSDAKKEIEDVLKSLNLEDPELKIEVKSLLEADAAVTPQGEKICETLAKNIKQVTDITPRFNLCTAFLDMRFLVNQAGIPTISYGPGLLKTAHTADEYVLVDDLVNATKVLALTAMDLLK from the coding sequence TTGGTTAGTCGAGAAGATGTTTTAAAACAAGTTGAGGATCTGAGAGAAGAAATTGTTAATTTTACCAAGGAACTAGTTAAGATTCCCACAGTTAATCCACCTGGCAATAAATACGACGAATGTGCCGCACTCATCGCAAAAAAGCTGCAAACTATTGGCTTCAACGTGCAGTTAATCGAGGTTCCTAGTGATAAGTTAAAGGAGTTAGCTCCCCATAGCGAAGGATTACCACGGGTGAGCGTTCTAGGCTCACTGAAGGGAGCCGCATGGAAGCCATCATTACATTTTAATGGGCATTTTGATGTTGTGCCACCTGGAACCGGTTGGACGAGGGATCCCTTTTTACCAACTTTTGATGAGGGAAAATTGTATGGAAGGGGAACGAGTGACATGAAGGGTGGAATTGCTGCCATGGTTATGGCAGCTCAAGCACTCGTTGAAGCCGGAGTTAAACTGAGAGGAGAGTTATCGATTTCTGCAGTGCCTGATGAGGAAACGGGAGGGTTTGCTGGCACAGGATACCTAGTAAAAAATCAGTTGATCAAGGCTGATTATGCGATTGTCACCGAACCTTCCTCAATAAGTACAATTTGGAATGCCCATAAGGGCGCATTGTGGTTGGAGATTACTACGCTAGGGAAGGCGGCACATGGAAGTTTGCCATTTATGGGAATCAATGCTTTTGAGAAACTCATCAAAGTAGCTCAAGCCCTTGAAGGTTTAAAGCCAAAGTTGACGATGAGGACAAGTAGCCATCATGTAGAGCCAAAGGAAGCTATGCATCCGACTATAATGATTGGCGGCGTAGTTTTAGGTGGCGTTAAAGTAAATGTGGTCCCAAGTAGATGCTCGATGACCATTGATAGACGATTGATTCCCGAAGAAAAAATGAGTGACGCTAAAAAAGAGATAGAGGATGTGTTAAAAAGCCTAAACCTGGAAGACCCAGAGCTAAAAATTGAAGTAAAAAGTCTTCTAGAAGCGGATGCTGCTGTTACCCCTCAAGGAGAGAAAATATGTGAAACTCTAGCAAAAAACATTAAACAGGTGACCGACATAACTCCGCGATTCAATTTATGCACCGCCTTTTTGGATATGCGCTTCTTAGTGAATCAAGCCGGAATCCCAACCATTTCGTATGGACCAGGACTCTTGAAGACAGCGCATACGGCAGATGAATATGTTCTTGTAGACGATTTGGTGAATGCAACAAAGGTTTTAGCATTAACTGCAATGGACCTCCTTAAGTAG